In Balaenoptera ricei isolate mBalRic1 chromosome 4, mBalRic1.hap2, whole genome shotgun sequence, the following are encoded in one genomic region:
- the MSL2 gene encoding E3 ubiquitin-protein ligase MSL2 produces the protein MNPVNATALYISASRLVLNYDPGDPKAFTEINRLLPYFRQSLSCCVCGHLLQDPIAPTNSTCQHYVCKSCKGKKMMMKPSCSWCKDYEQFEENKQLSILVNCYKKLCEYITQTTLARDIIEAVDCSSDILALLNDGSLFCEETEKPSDSSFTLCLTHSPLPSTSEPTTDPQASLSPVSESTLSIAIGSSVINGLPTYNGLSIDRFGINIPSPEHSNTIDVCNSVDIKTEDLSDSLPPVCDTVATDLCSTGIDICSFSEDIKPGDSLLLSVEEVLRSLETVSNTEVCCPNLQPNLEATVSNGPFLQLSSQSLSHNVFMSTSPALHGLSCTAATPKVAKLNRKRSRSESDSEKVQPLPISTIIRGPTLGASAPVTVKRESKISLQPIATVPNGGTTPKISKTVLLSAKSMKKSHEHGSKKSHSKTKPGILKKDKTVKEKIPSHHFMPGSPTKTVYKKPQEKKGCKCGRATQNPSVLTCRGQRCPCYSNRKACLDCICRGCQNSYMANGEKKLEAFAVPEKALEQTRLTLGINVTSIAVRNASTSTSVINVTGSPVTTFLAASTHDDKSLDEAIDMRFDC, from the coding sequence GACATTTGCTACAAGATCCTATTGCACCCACCAACTCCACCTGCCAACACTATGTCTGCAAAAGTTGTAAAGGcaagaaaatgatgatgaaacctTCATGTAGCTGGTGCAAAGACTATGAGCAGTTTGAGGAAAACAAGCAGTTAAGCATCCTAGTGAACTGCTACAAAAAACTATGTGAATATATAACACAGACTACATTGGCACGGGATATAATAGAAGCAGTCGACTGTTCTTCTGATATTTTGGCTTTGCTTAATGATGGATCATTGTTTTGTGAGGAGACGGAAAAACCCTCAGATTCATCCTTTACTTTGTGTTTGACACATTCCCCCTTACCTTCGACCTCAGAACCCACAACTGATCCTCAAGCTAGTTTATCTCCAGTATCTGAAAGCACCCTCAGCATTGCTATTGGCAGTTCTGTTATCAATGGTTTGCCTACTTATAATGGGCTTTCAATAGATAGATTTGGTATAAATATTCCTTCACCTGAACATTCAAATACAATTGATGTATGTAACAGTGTTGACATAAAAACTGAGGATCTGTCTGACAGTTTGCCACCTGTCTGTGACACGGTAGCCACTGACTTATGCTCCACAGGCATTGATATTTGCAGTTTCAGTGAAGATATAAAACCTGGTGACTCTCTGTTACTGAGTGTTGAGGAAGTACTCCGCAGCTTAGAAACTGTTTCGAACACAGAAGTCTGTTGCCCTAATTTGCAGCCCAACTTGGAAGCCACTGTATCCAATGGACCTTTTCTGCAGCTTTCTTCCCAGTCTCTTAGCCATAATGTTTTTATGTCCACCAGTCCTGCACTTCATGGGTTATCATGTACAGCAGCAACTCCGAAGGTAGCAAAATTGAATAGAAAACGATCCAGATCAGAAAGCGACAGTGAGAAAGTTCAGCCACTTCCAATTTCTACCATTATCCGAGGCCCAACATTGGGGGCATCTGCTCCTGTGACAGTGAAACGGGAGAGCAAAATTTCTCTTCAACCTATAGCAACTGTTCCCAATGGAGGCACAACACCCAAAATCAGCAAAACTGTACTTTTATCTGCTAAAAGCatgaaaaagagtcatgaacATGGATCCAAGAAATCTCACTCTAAAACCAAGCCAGGTATtcttaaaaaagacaaaacagtaaAGGAAAAGATTCCTAGTCATCATTTTATGCCAGGAAGTCCTACCAAGACTGTGTATAAAAAACCCCAGGAAAAGAAAGGGTGTAAATGTGGGCGTGCTACTCAAAATCCAAGTGTTCTTACATGCCGCGGCCAACGCTGCCCTTGCTACTCTAACCGCAAAGCCTGCTTAGATTGTATATGTCGTGGCTGCCAAAACTCCTATATGGCCAATGGGGAGAAGAAGCTGGAGGCATTTGCTGTGCCAGAAAAGGCCTTGGAGCAGACCAGGCTCACTTTGGGCATTAACGTGACTAGCATTGCTGTGCGCAATGCTAGTACCAGCACCAGTGTAATTAATGTCACAGGGTCCCCAGTAACAACGTTTTTAGCTGCCagtacacatgatgataaaagttTGGATGAAGCTATAGACATGAGATTCGACTGTTAA